A genomic segment from Amphiura filiformis chromosome 10, Afil_fr2py, whole genome shotgun sequence encodes:
- the LOC140161880 gene encoding histone H3, embryonic-like gives MARTKQTARKSTGGKAPRKQLATKAARKSAPATGGVKKPHRYRPGTVALREIRRYQKSTELLIRKLPFQRLVREIAQDFKTELRFQSSAVMALQEASEAYLVGLFEDTNLHLLHLHLIQCIPQK, from the coding sequence ATGGCTCGTACAAAGCAAACCGCACGTAAATCTACTGGAGGAAAGGCTCCACGCAAGCAGCTTGCCACCAAGGCAGCTCGCAAATCAGCACCAGCAACCGGCGGTGTGAAGAAACCACATCGTTACAGGCCAGGTACAGTGGCGCTTCGTGAGATCCGTCGCTACCAGAAGAGCACCGAGCTCCTCATCCGCAAGCTACCGTTCCAGCGGCTGGTCCGTGAAATCGCCCAAGACTTCAAGACGGAGCTGCGCTTCCAGAGTTCTGCCGTCATGGCCCTGCAGGAGGCAAGCGAAGCATACTTGGTTGGCCTCTTTGAAGATACCAaccttcatcttcttcatcttcatctgatACAGTGCATCCCTCAGAAATGA
- the LOC140161881 gene encoding histone H4-like — MSGRGKGGKGLGKGGAKRRRKVLRDNIQGITKPAIRRLARRGGVKRISGLIYEETRGVLKVFLENVIRDAVTYCEHAKRKTVTAMDVVYALKRQGRTLYGFGG, encoded by the coding sequence ATGTCTGGCCGTGGTAAAGGAGGAAAGGGACTTGGAAAAGGTGGCGCCAAACGTCGTCGCAAGGTCTTGCGTGATAACATCCAGGGTATCACCAAACCAGCTATCCGCCGTTTGGCCCGTCGAGGTGGTGTGAAACGTATCTCTGGTCTTATCTATGAAGAGACCCGTGGTGTGTTGAAAGTCTTCCTCGAGAATGTCATCCGTGATGCAGTTACATATTGCGAGCATGCCAAGAGAAAGACGGTCACAGCAATGGACGTCGTCTACGCTCTGAAACGCCAAGGGCGTACCTTGTACGGATTCGGCGGTTAA
- the LOC140162877 gene encoding late histone H2B.2.1-like, with translation MSPKASGKGAKKAGKARGRPAGVAGKRRRRRKESYGIYIYKVLKQVHPDTGISSRAMSIMNSFVNDIFERIAGEASRLANYNKKSTISSREVQTAVRLLLPGELAKHAVSEGTKAVTKYTTSK, from the coding sequence ATGTCTCCCAAAGCAAGTGGTAAAGGTGCGAAGAAAGCAGGAAAGGCTCGGGGTCGCCCAGCCGGGGTTGCTGGTAAAAGACGTAGGCGCAGAAAGGAAAGCTACGGTATCTACATCTACAAGGTGTTGAAGCAGGTTCATCCAGACACTGGTATATCAAGCCGTGCCATGAGCATCATGAACAGTTTCGTCAACGACATCTTCGAGCGCATCGCCGGGGAAGCTTCTCGCCTAGCTAATTACAACAAGAAATCCACGATCAGCAGCCGAGAGGTACAGACCGCTGTCCGCCTTCTTCTACCTGGAGAGCTGGCCAAACACGCTGTCAGCGAAGGCACAAAGGCTGTCACCAAATATACAACCTCCAAGTAA
- the LOC140162236 gene encoding histone H2A-like, translating to MSGRGKGGKARSKAKSRSSRAGLQFPVGRVHRFLRKGNYAERVGAGAPVYLAAVMEYLAAEILELAGNAARDNKKTRINPRHLQLAIRNDEELNKLLSGVTIAQGGVLPNIQAVLLPKKTTKAK from the coding sequence ATGTCTGGAcgtggtaaaggaggaaaagCAAGATCTAAGGCCAAGAGCCGATCTTCAAGAGCTGGACTGCAGTTTCCAGTCGGTCGTGTACACCGTTTCTTGCGCAAAGGCAACTATGCTGAGCGTGTGGGAGCTGGTGCCCCAGTTTATTTGGCTGCTGTGATGGAGTATCTGGCTGCTGAGATCCTGGAGTTGGCCGGTAATGCTGCCCGAGACAACAAGAAGACAAGAATCAACCCGCGTCACTTACAACTTGCCATCCGCAACGACGAAGAGTTGAACAAGCTACTCAGCGGTGTCACCATCGCACAAGGTGGTGTCCTCCCGAACATCCAGGCTGTACTTCTACCGAAGAAGACCACCAAGGCGAAATAG
- the LOC140162237 gene encoding uncharacterized protein, protein MVVAAVGALKEKKGSSVSAIKKYIAANYKCDIEKLNSHINKALKSCVTKGSLVQVKGQGASGSFKLGTKKADAEKEKAIKAKAAARKKAAAEKKKEKREAAKVKKAAKLKAKKEAAKAKKTAATKKTVKKTTTKKKSTKKAAKKVTPKKTAKPAKKAATKKPAKKTPVKKKTATKTKKTAPKKK, encoded by the coding sequence ATGGTCGTCGCCGCCGTCGGTGctctgaaagaaaagaaagggtcgTCTGTTTCAGCCATCAAGAAATACATCGCTGCAAACTACAAGTGCGACATTGAGAAGCTGAACTCGCACATCAACAAAGCCTTGAAGTCTTGTGTAACCAAGGGCAGCCTGGTCCAGGTAAAAGGACAGGGAGCCAGTGGTTCTTTCAAACTGGGAACCAAGAAAGCTGACGCAGAAAAGGAAAAGGCGATTAAGGCTAAAGCAGCAGCACGCAAGAAGGCAGCCGCCGAAAAGAAGAAGGAGAAAAGAGAGGCAGCAAAGGTCAAGAAAGCAGCTAAGCTGAAGGCAAAGAAGGAGGCAGCAAAGGCAAAGAAGACAGCAGCAACAAAGAAGACTGTCAAGAAGACGACAACGAAGAAGAAGTCTACAAAGAAAGCCGCTAAGAAAGTCACACCAAAGAAGACTGCAAAGCCAGCGAAGAAAGCAGCGACAAAGAAGCCAGCAAAGAAAACACCTGTTAAGAAGAAGACTGCCACGAAGACAAAGAAGACAGCACCCAAGAAGAAGTAA
- the LOC140161882 gene encoding histone H4-like, with product MSGRGKGGKGLGKGGAKRHRKVLRDNIQGITKPAIRRLARRGGVKRISGLIYEETRGVLKVFLENVIRDAVTYCEHAKRKTVTAMDVVYALKRQGCTLYGFGG from the coding sequence ATGTCTGGCCGTGGTAAAGGAGGAAAGGGACTTGGAAAAGGTGGCGCTAAACGTCATCGCAAGGTCTTGCGTGATAACATCCAGGGTATCACCAAACCAGCTATCCGCCGTTTGGCCCGTCGAGGTGGTGTGAAACGTATCTCTGGTCTTATCTATGAAGAGACCCGTGGTGTGTTGAAAGTCTTCCTCGAGAATGTCATCCGTGATGCAGTTACATATTGCGAGCATGCCAAGAGAAAGACGGTCACAGCAATGGACGTCGTCTACGCTCTGAAACGCCAAGGGTGTACCTTGTACGGATTCGGCGGTTAA
- the LOC140161883 gene encoding uncharacterized protein — MATAQKTKKVAKPRAHPPCPDMVVAAVGALKEKKGSSVSAIKKYIAANYKCDIEKLNSHINKALKSCVTKGSLVQVKGQGASGSFKLGTKKADAEKEKAIKAKAAARKKAAAEKKKEKREAAKVKKAAKLKAKKEAAKAKKTAATKKTVKKTTTKKKSTKKAAKKVTPKKTAKPAKKAATKKPAKKKHLLRRRLPRRQRRQHPRRMSDSSA; from the exons ATGGCTACTGCTCAGAAAACCAAGAAGGTCGCTAAGCCCCGTGCTCATCCACCATGTCCTGACATGGTCGTCGCCGCCGTCGGTGctctgaaagaaaagaaagggtcgTCTGTTTCAGCCATCAAGAAATACATCGCTGCAAACTACAAGTGCGACATTGAGAAGCTGAACTCGCACATCAACAAAGCCTTGAAGTCTTGTGTAACCAAGGGCAGCCTGGTCCAGGTAAAAGGACAGGGAGCCAGTGGTTCTTTCAAACTGGGAACCAAGAAAGCTGACGCAGAAAAGGAAAAGGCGATTAAGGCTAAAGCAGCAGCACGCAAGAAGGCAGCCGCCGAAAAGAAGAAGGAGAAAAGAGAGGCAGCGAAGGTCAAGAAAGCAGCTAAGCTGAAGGCAAAGAAGGAGGCAGCAAAGGCAAAGAAGACAGCAGCAACAAAGAAGACTGTCAAGAAGACGACAACGAAGAAGAAGTCTACAAAGAAAGCCGCTAAGAAAGTCACACCAAAGAAGACTGCAAAGCCAGCGAAGAAAGCAGCGACAAAGAAGCCAGCAAAGAAAAAACACCTGTTAAGAAGAAGACTGCCACGAAGACAAAGAAGACAGCACCCAAGAAGAA TGTCTGACTCTAGTGCGTAA
- the LOC140162240 gene encoding histone H3, embryonic encodes MARTKQTARKSTGGKAPRKQLATKAARKSAPATGGVKKPHRYRPGTVALREIRRYQKSTELLIRKLPFQRLVREIAQDFKTELRFQSSAVMALQEASEAYLVGLFEDTNLCAIHAKRVTIMPKDIQLARRIRGERA; translated from the coding sequence ATGGCTCGTACAAAGCAAACCGCACGTAAATCTACTGGAGGAAAGGCTCCACGCAAGCAGCTTGCCACCAAGGCAGCTCGCAAATCAGCACCAGCAACCGGCGGTGTGAAGAAACCACATCGTTACAGGCCAGGTACAGTGGCGCTTCGTGAGATCCGTCGCTACCAGAAGAGCACCGAGCTCCTCATCCGCAAGCTACCGTTCCAGCGGCTGGTCCGTGAAATCGCCCAAGACTTCAAGACGGAGCTGCGCTTCCAGAGTTCTGCCGTCATGGCCCTGCAGGAGGCAAGCGAAGCATACTTGGTTGGCCTCTTTGAAGATACCAACCTGTGTGCAATCCATGCCAAGCGTGTGACCATCATGCCGAAAGACATCCAGCTGGCACGCCGCATCCGTGGAGAGCGCGCATAA
- the LOC140162241 gene encoding histone H4 translates to MSGRGKGGKGLGKGGAKRHRKVLRDNIQGITKPAIRRLARRGGVKRISGLIYEETRGVLKVFLENVIRDAVTYCEHAKRKTVTAMDVVYALKRQGRTLYGFGG, encoded by the coding sequence ATGTCTGGCCGTGGTAAAGGAGGAAAGGGACTTGGAAAAGGTGGCGCCAAACGTCATCGCAAGGTCTTGCGTGATAACATCCAGGGTATCACCAAACCAGCTATCCGCCGTTTGGCCCGTCGAGGTGGTGTGAAACGTATCTCTGGTCTTATCTATGAAGAGACCCGTGGTGTGTTGAAAGTCTTCCTCGAGAATGTCATCCGTGATGCAGTTACATATTGCGAGCATGCCAAGAGAAAGACGGTCACAGCAATGGACGTCGTCTACGCTCTGAAACGCCAAGGGCGTACCTTGTACGGATTCGGCGGTTAA
- the LOC140162244 gene encoding histone H2A-like, translating to MSGRGKGGKARSKAKSRSSRPGLQFPVGRVHRFLRKGNYAERVGAGAPVYLAAVMEYLAAEILELAGNAARDNKKTRINPRHLQLAIRNDEELNKLLSGVTIAQGGVLPNNQAVLLPKKTTKAK from the coding sequence ATGTCTGGAcgtggtaaaggaggaaaagCAAGATCTAAGGCCAAGAGCCGATCTTCAAGACCTGGACTGCAGTTTCCAGTCGGTCGTGTACACCGTTTCTTGCGCAAAGGCAACTATGCTGAGCGTGTGGGAGCTGGTGCCCCAGTTTATTTGGCTGCTGTGATGGAGTATCTGGCTGCTGAGATCCTGGAGTTGGCCGGTAATGCTGCCCGAGACAACAAGAAGACAAGAATCAACCCGCGTCACTTACAACTTGCCATCCGCAACGACGAAGAGTTGAACAAGCTACTCAGCGGTGTCACCATCGCACAAGGTGGTGTCCTCCCGAACAACCAGGCTGTACTTCTACCGAAGAAGACCACCAAGGCGAAATAG
- the LOC140162245 gene encoding histone H3-like, producing MARTKQTARKSTGGKAPRKQLATKAARKSAPATGGVKKPHRYRPGTVALREIRRYQKSTELLIRKLPFQRLVREIAQDFKTGLRFQSSAVMALQEASEAYLVGLFEDTNLCAIHAKRVTIMPKDIQLARRIRGERA from the coding sequence ATGGCTCGTACAAAGCAAACCGCACGTAAATCTACTGGAGGAAAGGCTCCACGCAAGCAGCTTGCCACCAAGGCAGCTCGCAAATCAGCACCAGCAACCGGCGGTGTGAAGAAACCACATCGTTACAGGCCAGGTACAGTGGCGCTTCGTGAGATCCGTCGCTACCAGAAGAGCACCGAGCTCCTCATCCGCAAGCTACCGTTCCAGCGGCTGGTCCGTGAAATCGCCCAAGACTTCAAGACGGGGCTGCGCTTCCAGAGTTCTGCCGTCATGGCCCTGCAGGAGGCAAGCGAAGCATACTTGGTTGGCCTCTTTGAAGATACCAACCTGTGTGCAATCCATGCCAAGCGTGTGACCATCATGCCGAAAGACATCCAGCTGGCACGCCGCATCCGTGGAGAGCGCGCATAA
- the LOC140162249 gene encoding uncharacterized protein: MATAQKTKKVAKPRAHPPCPDMVVAAVGALKEKKGSSVSAIKKYIAANYKCDIEKLNSHINKALKSCVTKGSLVQVKGQGASGSFKLGTKKADAEKEKAIKAKAAARKKAAAEKKKEKREAAKVKKAAKLKAKKEAAKAKKTAATKKTVKKTTTKKKSTKKAAKKVTPKKTAKPAKKAATKKPAKKTPVKKKTATKTKKTAPKKK, translated from the coding sequence ATGGCTACTGCTCAGAAAACCAAGAAGGTCGCTAAGCCCCGTGCTCATCCACCATGTCCTGACATGGTCGTCGCCGCCGTCGGTGctctgaaagaaaagaaagggtcgTCTGTTTCAGCCATCAAGAAATACATCGCTGCAAACTACAAGTGCGACATTGAGAAGCTGAACTCGCACATCAACAAAGCCTTGAAGTCTTGTGTAACCAAGGGCAGCCTGGTCCAGGTAAAAGGACAGGGAGCCAGTGGTTCTTTCAAACTGGGAACCAAGAAAGCTGACGCAGAAAAGGAAAAGGCGATTAAGGCTAAAGCAGCAGCACGCAAGAAGGCAGCCGCCGAAAAGAAGAAGGAGAAAAGAGAGGCAGCGAAGGTCAAGAAAGCAGCTAAGCTGAAGGCAAAGAAGGAGGCAGCAAAGGCAAAGAAGACAGCAGCAACAAAGAAGACTGTCAAGAAGACGACAACGAAGAAGAAGTCTACAAAGAAAGCCGCTAAGAAAGTCACACCAAAGAAGACTGCAAAGCCAGCGAAGAAAGCAGCGACAAAGAAGCCAGCAAAGAAAACACCTGTTAAGAAGAAGACTGCCACGAAGACAAAGAAGACAGCACCCAAGAAGAAGTAA
- the LOC140162253 gene encoding histone H2A-like has translation MSGRGKGGKARSKAKSRSSRAGLQFPVGRVHRFLRKGNYAERVGAGAPVYLAAVMEYLAAEILELAGNAARDNKKTRINPRHLQLAIRNDEELNKLLSGVTIAQGGVLPAVLLPKKTTKAK, from the coding sequence ATGTCTGGAcgtggtaaaggaggaaaagCAAGATCTAAGGCCAAGAGCCGATCTTCAAGAGCTGGACTGCAGTTTCCAGTCGGTCGTGTACACCGTTTCTTGCGCAAAGGCAACTATGCTGAGCGTGTGGGAGCTGGTGCCCCAGTTTATTTGGCTGCTGTGATGGAGTATCTGGCTGCTGAGATCCTGGAGTTGGCCGGTAATGCTGCCCGAGACAACAAGAAGACAAGAATCAACCCGCGTCACTTACAACTTGCCATCCGCAACGACGAAGAGTTGAACAAGCTACTCAGCGGTGTCACCATCGCACAAGGTGGTGTCCTCCCGGCTGTACTTCTACCGAAGAAGACCACCAAGGCGAAATAG